The Balaenoptera acutorostrata chromosome 6, mBalAcu1.1, whole genome shotgun sequence genome includes the window ACCCACAGGTGGGACTCTCACCCATGCATACACCAGTTTATAGAAATCTGCTgtagcactgcagcaaagggtcccaggtcccagcctgtctcaaaatTCGGGGGAAAGATAagagacatacagaaaacaaataccaaagtGGAAAATGTAattccaaccatatcaataatcacattgaATGTGAATAGATGAaacaaagttaaagacaaagattgATAGACCATATTTGAAAAGCAAGGTCCTTAAAATATAGTCTCTAAGAAGTGGAGGAAAgaaaggtgggaaggaaggaaggaaggaaagaagggaaaaagaaaaaaaagaaggtaggagagaaagaagaaattaaaggcatccaACTTTAAATGGCAGAATTAGAACTTTTATTACAGAGGACATGATCCTATGTGTTAGAAAACACCAATGATCCcaccaaaacaaaatacaacaaaacaaaacagactagaatgaataaacaagtttaAGAAGGTCACAGGaaacatttcttataaaaataaatttcatttctatatactaagtacaaaaatatgaaaaggaaattaacaaaatGATTTCATTCACAGTagcatggaaaagaataaaatacttagaaataaatttcataaaGAGCTGCAAgagctgtacactgaaaactacaaaacattgctgagagaaattaaagatctataTAAACAGAAACATTTCTTGTTCATAGATCAGGAGACTTCATATTATCAAGAAAGcaattcttggacttccctggtggtgcagtggttacgaatcctcctgccaatgcaggggacacaggttcgagctctggtccaggaagatcccacatgtcgcagagcaactaagcccatgaggcacaactacAAGCCAGCGCTCTAAAgacggtgagccacagctactgagccgtgtgccacaactactagagcccacgtgcctagagcccatgctccacaacaagagaagccaccacaatgagaagcctgcacgttgcaaccaagagtagcccccactcaccacaactagagaaagcccacacgcagcaacgaagacacaaagcaaccaaaattagataaataaataaataaataaatttttaagtaaaaaaaagaaagcaattctcctcaaattgatctataaattcaatgcagtccctgTGAATATTCTAGCAGGCTCTTTTTGTGTAGAATTTGacagctgatcctaaaattcatatggaaatgcaaaagatgcAGAATAGCCTAAACAGTTTggcaaaagaataaagctggagaacTTTCACCACCTGACGTCAAATTTTACTATAATACGTATTAATCTAGACAGTGGGTTTCAGGCACAAGGAAAGGAATACAGTTCAATGGCACAgaattaagagtccagaaataaaacaatttttattatgaattgattttcaacagaggTCCCAAGACAATTCAATACAAGAAAGactaacctttctttttttaaccaaggaAAGGTGCAGGGATAAATGGATATCCACAGGAAAAACccaaagcaaagaaacagaaacttaCATCACACTagacaaaaatgaactaaaactTGATCACAGATCCACATGTAAGAAACAACCCCTAAAACTtctcaaagaaaacatagaagaaactcTTCATGATCTATTAGATATAACATCAAAAACATGATCCATACAAGAAAAGATtagtaaattagacttcatcaaaattaaaaacttttgctctttgagCACcactgttgaaagaatgaataaacaagctaCAGACTTGGAGAAGatcttgcaaatcacatatctgataaagaacggGATCTtgccgtttgcaacaacatggatggaccgtgagggtattatgttaagtgaagtaagtcagacaaaggcaagtactgtatgattacacttatatatgcaatctaaaaagtaaaacaaatgaagaaacctaacaaaacagagacagagttatagatacagagaacaaacaggtgctTGCCAGACAGGAGAGTGTTGGGGGAAAGAAAGcaataggtgagggagatgaagaggtacaaaatttcagttgcaaaataaatgagtatgaaatgtacactgtggggaatatagtcaataattatgtgatatatttgtatggtgacatatcataactatacttatcattttgaaatgtacagaaataaccaatcactatgttgtgtaacaggaactaacatagcatttcattgtacatcaattatacttcaaaaacaaacaaattcataggaaaagagatcggatttgtggttaccagaggccggagactgggggagggagaattggTTAGCTgcagtcaaaggtacaaactcccagttatgcgataaataagtactagggatgtaacggacaacatgataaatataattaacactgccgtATGTTATACATGACAGTTgatagagtaaatcctaagagttctcatcacaaggaaaaatttttttttccatttctttaattttgtgtctatgtgggatgatggatgttcactaaatttattctgatgatcatttcatgatgcatggaagtcaaatcattatgctatacaccttaagcttaaaaaaatttaaaaaaagaaagaatggaccTCAGTTAATATTAATGTCCCAATATTGGCTCACTAGTTGCGACAAATGTGCCATCTTAATATTAGGGGAAAGTGGGTGACGGGGACCTTGGAACTCCTTGTACTGTCTTTGCAACTTTTTcataaatctaaaacaaaaagtttatttaaatataaataaataaataaaattttaaaaatgtacagaaaatcattgaattgtcCCTTGTATAATAATAAGTGAACttcatggtatataaattatatcttagTAGAGTTGtttaaaaggttatgaagaaGGTCAGGGTGGGCTGAGGGCTGGGCTGAGGTGGGGTCAGGGCAAGGTCAGGCGGGGCCAGGCTGGGGTCAGGCGGGAGTCAGCAACCCTGGCAATGGGCACGGAGGCGTGGATCGCCCAAGGCCGAGGCCAGCCTGTGGCCCTTctctggctgctgctgctgcccgtgGCCACCCTGGAGCTGCGAGGGTCCCTGGCCACGGCCACGGCCGCCCCCGGCTGGGCTCCAGGCGCGGGCGGGGCGGTGAAGGGCAGCGCTCCGACTCCGGAAGCGCAGCGGCTGGCCCCGGGAGCCACAGGTGCGTTGGGGCCTCTGTTGAGGGCTGAAATGGCCTAAACTGCAGGGCCTGAGGGGGCCGGCTGTGACCAGGGCCTGGGTGCCCTGAGTCACTGAATTTCATCCTTTCCCTGCCCTGGCCAGCAACCAGGCAGCCCAGAGACCCCCTCAACACAGGTGGGTCACCGCCTCCCCACTGTGGAGCCTCTGGGTGGGAAGTGCCTCTGTGGGACTGTGGGACCTCTGTGGGACTGTGCAAGTGGGGACATAGCAGGGTCTGACCCTGAGGCTGGGTGGCTGGGTGGAGGGAAGCACCAGGACTGATGAACGAGTGGCCCTGAGTCCAGGGCCGCGGGTCTCATTCCCCTCCGTGAGGCCctgggagcacaggccctagaccAAGATGCCTGCTCTCAGGGGGCCTGGGCacgccccctgccctcccaggtgTGAGTCCTAGAGCCAGGGCTGTCTTCATTAGCCCACTCCCTCTTCTTTTAGAAATGTAGAATCCTGAGTCAGAGAGGGGGAATGACTTTCCCCAGCTCACACAGCACCACAGACTGCAAATCTCCCTCCCTAAGACACTGGGGTGACAGGGAGGAGGCACAGGCCCTTAGAAGCCATGATCTTGAGCAAGTAATGTTGGCAACTTCTGAGACCTTTAGCTCTTTGATCTACAAGAGTAGGCACTGAGGTGTGCTAGTTGAGGGAAATAAGGTCTGTGACGTGCCCAGCCCTTGGCAGCCCCACTCGGGGATGTCCTTCTCCCTGCAGATGCTGCTGTGAGCTGCCGTGGCTACCCTAGGTCCCCCCTTGCCCCATCCCACCAGACCTCTGGGTCCTCATCCCCACAGGGCTTGCTCTGTCCAATTCTCAGGGGCAGCCAGTGAAAGTAGAGTCCAGGTAGCGCTGTCATTTTGGCTAGGCCACTGGACGCTTGGCCTTGGTTTTCCCATCTATGAAGTGGACAGGGCCTTCCTGGTAGTGGCATTTGGGGTACTACTAGTGTCTCTTTCGTAGGTGGCAGGGGAGTCTCCACAGTGTGCGGGAAACCCAAGGTGATGGGGAAGATCTACGGTGGCCAGGACGTGGTGGCTGGCCAGTGGCCATGGCAGGCCAGCTTGCAGTACCAGGGCTCACACGTCTGTGGAGCTGTCCTCATTAACTCTCACTGGGTCGTTTCCACTGCCCACTGCTTTCTGAAGTAAGTCCTCCTTCCAGGGTGCCAGCACAGGcactggcaggggagggggatatgggggaagaggagaagaggggTGATGGGCATCCCACGTCAGCTCCTCTGGGCTTTTCTCCGGGGCAGTCTGTGGCCTTCAGATGCATGTCATTCCTGCCTTTGGCCTGTGTACCCTCCACCTGGACTGTCCTCCTTGCTCACCTGCTCAGATCCGCCGCATGCTCTGCCGTCAGCCCCTGTGCCTGTCCTTCAACACAGATGTGCCTCAGGAGAGTGGCAGTGTCCATCCTGGCTGCCATGCAGTGCGGACCGATCTCAGATCACAGCTTCTTCTTAACGTGCCCACGTTTCCAGCTGTCAGATTCTAGGCAGGGCCCTGGGACCGCATGTCTGGCCAGCAGCTGGGCAATTCTTCTTATTACTCCTGCACAGCTGTGTGCCCAGGAGTAGTCACGGCCGCTGGTGTGCGTTGTGGGGAGCCATGGTGCCAGGCCGCATAGGTGGGAACTGGGGCTCCCTGGGAGAGTGACATGGCTGCTCAGGAGTCTAATTCCCCTGGCTGTCCTGGGCCTGGCTCAGTGCCTAGGTCTGAACAGATGAGGAGGGGTCCCCAGGGAGCTGGGGCATCACAGCCCAGGTCTGGGAGCTGGAACTTTCGGAGATTAGAGTCCTATTGGCGCCTACTCCATACGACGATCCATGCAAGCCCCTTTGTGACATCAGGGGTGGCAAGTCCCCACCTCACCCTGTCTCCATCCTGTCACAAGAGAAGGCCCAACATGGGTGAGAAGGGCAGGTGCATGGGCTGGGGGTTCCGGAGAAGGGCTATGCAGAGCGAGGGGCTTGCTGGAGGGGAAGGGTTTGGGCAAGGGGAGCATGAGTGGGTCTCCAGGTGGATGAGCCGTGCAAACAGTCAGGGAGGTGGGAAGTCTCAGCACCTGCGTTcagggaacaaggcaaggttctgtttcctgcactcatttgctcatttatttaacaagtctGTTGTGAGTCCTTATAACTAGGTGGAGAAGCAGCCCTTGGGCAGGAAGGTGTTTAAAGAAAGGAGAGGTCAGGGAGAGTGTGGGGCCAGAAGGCGGACTGTAGGGGGTCTTGGGAAGGGTAAAGTTAGAGCTGGGATTGAGCCAGAACTCCTCCTGTGTACAGTCAAAGACCTTCATTTGATACGCCACCAGGGATCTTTCCAGCACAAGGATTCAATGCTCCTCTGATTCTAGTGTGTGATGGAGAAGCCGTGTGTCTGAGGTTGTAAGTAGAATAGCAATTAGCCCCAAGAAAGAAGGACTCCTGAACGCTAGAAATGGGGAGATAAAAGCTGTCTAGCATCATGTGGGGTAGAGGCCTGTGGGCAGTTAGATGAGGATGCAGGGAAAGAGCTAGCCCACACGCAGAGATGACGGTGACAATGTGCCCTTCTTCCTCCAGAAAATCTCATGCCCCGGAGAACTACCGGGTTCTGTTAGGAAGCACCCAGCTGCACCAGCACACCCAGCACACCCAAGAGATGTCACTGAGCCGGATTATCATGCACCCAGACTTTGAGAAGTTACATCCCTTCGGGAGTGACATAGCCATGTTGCAGCTGCTCTTTCCTGTGAATTTCACCTCCTACATCATCCCCGCCTGCCTCCCAGTCCCTGGCATGCAGCTACCCAGTAACTCATCCTGCTGGATAACTGGCTGGGGGATGCTCAACGAGGAAAGTGAGAGGGTGTAGGAGAGTCGGGTTGAGGGCagatgagggtggggaggaggaaggggagaaggacaaaggagggaagaagggaggtgtGGCTCCTCCTGAGGGGTCCCCAAGCAAAGAGGCACTGGACCTTGGCCCACTAAGTGTCATTTCTAGAGGAGTGGACCATTCTCGTTCTAGTTCTGAAAGTGTGTGACTGTAAAGCTTCAGTGTTCCCTAAGTGCAAAGGTTTACACTGAAAGTCTGGGAATCTTTGACTTTTGGAATCAAGATTCTGGGTTCTTGAAGTCTTTCTGGTTCTGGATTCCAAGCTTTTAATCAACCATGGATCTGAGATGACTTGATTCAACTCAAAGGTCATGCTTGGGGCCTGGTCCATTGCAGGCCACTGACAAACAAACACCCTGATTTCCCATTGCCACAAGAGGAGCTTGGGAAAAGTGGAAGGAAAACACACGTACGACTTCTGACCTCTGAGCCTGCCTGATGAAGTTAGAATGATTATGACTTAAGAGTGTTTCactctctgaacctcactttGCTCTTCTCCCAACGCAGCTCAGCTATCTACTTTGGAAGCTTGTTAGGTGCACTGCATAACgcaggaaaaaaattatgttttttaagaTTGAAAGAGGAGAAATGTAGGCAAAGACTTATGAGCCAGAGTCTTTGTTAAAGAAAGGAGTATTTATGGTTGGGGGAAATGCTTATGGTgcaaaattaaggggaaaaagaatatatattttaattatttgtaggGTCATAATTTGGTACCGTGTTTCTCAACAGAGGCGCTACAGGCATTTTGAACAGACCCTGTCTTCCTTGGGTGGGAAGTGCCAGCATCCCTGGCCCTTGCCTACTAGTATGTCATGAACACTCCCTAATCATAGGGCAAACAACCAGGTTCCCAGCAttctcacaccacatacacaccacatacacaccacacatacaccacacttctcacgcacacacacacacacacacacacacacacagactgtccCTCCTTGAGGACAGAAACCCTGTCTTTCTTGTTTTAATATCCCAGCCTGTGGCCCGGGCAGGGCCAGGCGCCTGGTAGGTACCCCACTGCTGCCACCCTGGTCCTATAGACCATAATTGCTTGCCTGTACCTCCAGACTGGTCTCTGAGATCCCACCCTGTGTGCTATACTTTAGTCTCCACATAGCTGTCTGAGTGTTTTCTTTAAAGCAGGAGTCATGCCAGTTCCCTGCTCATTACCCTCAGTGCCTTCTCATTTATACCTAGAAAAAAGTCGTAACTCCCTGCCTTGGCTCTCAGGCCCTGTGTAATGTTGGCCCCAATTCCTCTCTGCTCATCTCCTACTACATCCCTCACCCACACCATCCCAGCCAGCAGGCCTCCTTCCTGCTTGAAAACGCCAAGGCCTTCGCCACCTCAGGGCCTTCACCTTGGCTGCCTCCCTGGCCTCACTCGCTCTCCCTGCTAACCTTGGCATGACTCACTTCTTCACATGTACAACTCAGCTGCACCTCTTAGGAGTTTTACTTGATCATATGAGCTAAAACAGGCAACCTCTAAGAGCATATGtccctgttttatttcctttacacCACTTATTAGATCTCAAACAATTCTACTTATTTACTTCATTTACCCTGTTGATACAAAAAGCTCAGCTTCCCTGTACACCAGTGCTAAAtagaatcttggagacagagttttgggtgaagtagaaaaggatagctttattactttgccaggcaaacggggacacagtgggctcctgcctcGAAAAACTGTGTCTCTTCTTGGAGAGGATAGTGAGAAGTTtcatagtaatggttcaaagagggcatgaTCAGCTCTTGGACGTTCTGCTGATGAGGTGGGGGTGAGGTAAGTaagagtcagcatcatcaaccttcaggttccaactggtctggggtctacatgcttgtgggcagcataccattGTTAAtcattaacttctcccacctggagggggtttcggtatctgcaaaacagctcaaagaaatTGTTTTGTATATCCATTGTTGGGGAGCCAGGACCTTGCCCCAGGGCTGCACtgtgtttctcttgactgtttctccctggtctcgcatcccctcccttccctgattaacaactgcttgaatctgccccttggaactcagagaaggtcatggaggctgaatgaagtctatttcctgtaatcaaagaaatgggggacacagaaagcctttgtgcccaggagcccctcaGGGCCCTGCTCGGTATCCCTGTCTCCCCCAACTAAGAATGTTCCTGTGTATCATTAGTGTCTAAAAGATACTGAACACAAGGACagaggaataaatgagtgattGGATGAGAGGGTGGATGGGTGAAGGGTAGGTGGGAGGATGAGTGGGTGGAAGGaaagatggatgggtgggtgaaaGGATGGTAGGCAGAGATAGTTGGAGTGAGTGGAGATGGATCAAAAGATGGGTAAATGGGCAAATGGATGGAAGCGTGAGTGGATGAATGGGAcatgaggaaagaggaaagataggtagatggatagagGAATTGGTGGATGGATAGAAAGGTTAATGATAGACAAATGGAGAGTGGATTGGATGGTCTGTGAAAGGGTAGGTAGGTTGGTGAATGGTTGCTAAGCACCACTGAGTGGCATGTGTTGGTGGGATTTGCCTTTTTCCTTTGTAGAATAGGAGAGGTGTGGTCTATTGCTatgagggaggtggagggaatAGGATgagtttggaaaagtttgagaaaaggGGGAGGGCTTACTAGGCATAGGTAGAAGACTGAAACAGTGCTGAAGGCTCAACTGTGCTGAGAAAAGTCCATGTTGAAGTGGTGAACAGTAAGGCAGAGTAGCCTGTAGCTAAGCCACAGCACCCTTCACTGATTTCCTCCTTATCCTCGCAGCGCCTCTGCTCGAACCCTTCCATCTCCAGGAGGGTAAGGTGGGCTTCATTGAGAACaagttttgtaatatattttacgGACTTAGAAAAGGCAAGAACTTCTCCGTGCATGAGGACATGCTGTGTGCTGGGGACTTCTCGACAGGAAAGGCCATCTGCCAAGTGAGTAAGGTCATTTCTGTTCTTCCCTTGCCtgttctcagggcctcagtttccctagggGAGGGGCTGTGTTGCCTCTACTGTCTTTGTGGAGACCCCTGGGACTTCCCATTTCCTCCCTCCACATGTCTTCCTGGGCTCAATTCCTTGGCAGTGTCCCCCAGGATAGCCCCTTCCTAAGCCCCTTGCACATAAGGGCATCTACTGGCAGCACCCTCAAACAGCATCTTTTTATGAGGCATaccttaaagtttttatttaagtataacatacatacaaaagaatctATTCATGCTGTTCGTAAGTTGGATGAACTTTCACATAGTTACGCAACAGATGACCAATACCCCAGAGGTCCCACTCACACCTCCTTCCTATCACCAACACCCAACAGAAACCGCCATCTTCACTTTTGACAACTTAGATTAGATTCTGAATATTccataaatagaatttatttccaGTTGTCAATCTTTCGTGTCtttatatttgtgagattcatccaaacTGTTAAATGTAGTTATAGTTTGTTGAGTCTCATTGCTCTACAGGACTCTATTGTGTGAATTGAATTCTATGATCAGTTCTACTCTTGATGGGTATTTTAGAGGTTTCcaagtttttcatttcatttcacttccaaatattttatcttctatttcacAGAAACCCTTGAGTAGAATTGTTGAATTAAAAGGTATGTGTATATTCAGCTTTGGCAGATATTTCCTAACAACatctccaaagtggttgcactTCATTCCAGCAGTGGATGcgagtttaatatttatttattttatttatttattttccttattttttttttttggctgtgtcgtgtCTTAGTTGCACCACAAGGGATCTTTGCtgaggcatgcgagatctttcaTTATGGTGCGCGGTCTCCTCCggtttctctctggttgtggttctcaggcttctctctagttgtcgtgtgtgggttttctctctctagctgttgTGCGTGGGGCTCcggagtgcatgggctctgtagttgtggcatgcaggttctcttgaggcgcacgagctcattagttgcggcacactggcttagttgccccgtggcatttgggatcttagttcctcaaccagggattgaacccacgtcccctgcattggaaggcagattttttaccactggatcaccagggaagtcctggatgaGAGTTtatatcctcgccaacactttgcactttccatcttttctcattttgataGCTTATGGTGGTTTGCATGTCCCTGATGACGAGTTAAATgtactttcatatgtttattgtcaTTGGATATCTTCTCTAAAGTTCCCCTTCAAGATTTTCCCCCCTCTCACTTTTCTGTTGGgttgtcttcttttcctttaggggctctttgtgtatttttacatattacaGATATGAGTCCACTGTTGGATATTTGAATTGTaaacatttctttcctctctctgtaaTGCCCAATTTTAGAGGTGGGCAAACAGGTCCGGAGAGGGAAAGTAGCTACCCTAAAATAAGGCAGCACAACCTGGTCCCCCGTATTCTGACTCCAAGCCTAACCTGACCTCCACCATATCCGCCTCAGGGCCCAGCCTCCCAAGCTGGCATCATGTGCGGAGCTCTTGCATAGATGGCATTGTGGAGTGGAGCGGAGAGTATTAGGGTTCTGGAGTTAGAGACACTGCTCTGCCCTGAAGGTCTTTTCACTTTCTGAGCCCATGTCCTCATTTATACTGTAGGATTCTGAGGCCTCCTTCATGGGATTGTCGAAAGGATGGTGTAGTGGGTTGGATAGCGTACCCTACATTTGTAACCATTTGGAATCTCAGAAAgtgacctgatttggaaataggtctttgcagatgtgattagctAAGAATCTCGAGATGAAACCATTTTGAATTTAGAGTGGGCTGAGGGATAGACAGAGAGgtacttgatttcagacttctggtttccagaactgtgagaagagaaatttctgttgtttttat containing:
- the LOC114235959 gene encoding serine protease 40-like — protein: MSCQSCLKGYEEGQGGLRAGLRWGQGKVRRGQAGVRRESATLAMGTEAWIAQGRGQPVALLWLLLLPVATLELRGSLATATAAPGWAPGAGGAVKGSAPTPEAQRLAPGATGGRGVSTVCGKPKVMGKIYGGQDVVAGQWPWQASLQYQGSHVCGAVLINSHWVVSTAHCFLKKSHAPENYRVLLGSTQLHQHTQHTQEMSLSRIIMHPDFEKLHPFGSDIAMLQLLFPVNFTSYIIPACLPVPGMQLPSNSSCWITGWGMLNEETPLLEPFHLQEGKVGFIENKFCNIFYGLRKGKNFSVHEDMLCAGDFSTGKAICQAEDTIELATQEPQHMAPPAPLSLSVTTACLRGSI